The sequence TCGGCCGGGTCTATAAGTTTTTGAGCGTCTTCTATGGAACCTTCCGCTATTGCGGCTATTTCTTCGGCTTTTAACGCCGCAAGAGAATTATTTAACATAAGATAACTTGCAATTTCGTTTTGCCCCAAAGGCTCAAAAAAAAGCGTTTGAGAACGCGAAACTATTGTCTGCGCAATAGTTTCTTTATGGCGCGCTATTAAAATAATTAAAGTGTTATCCGGCGGCTCTTCAAGCGTTTTAAGCAGAGAGTTTGCCGCCGCCGCATTCATTTTTTCAGCCGGTTCAACTATAAAAATTTTCCATTTTGCTTCGTGCGCTTTTGTTAAAACTTCTTTTTGCATTTCTCTTATGGTTTCAATTTTAAGAGTTTTCTGTTTTTCAATATCTTCGTCAAGCATTTCCGCCTGTTTTGCAAAATCTATAAAATGCAAATCCGGGTGGGAAAAATGCGATATCTTTTCGCAGTTAGAACATTTTCCGCACGCGCCGGCGTCCGTTTTTGTCCAGTCGTTTACCGTGCAGTTTAAAACTTTGGCAAGCTCTACGGCCGTGTGGCGTTTGCCTACTCCGTTTTGACCCATAAAAATATAAGCGTGCGGAAATTTTCCGCTTTTAAGCTGGCTTGCCAAAACGTTCTTTATTTTTTTCTGGCCTAATATATTTTCAAACATTTTTAATCTTCAATTTTGCGTCAATTTCTTTTTTTATTGCCGACCACGTTTTATTTATATCTTTGTCGGTTTTTACAACTTTAATTCTTTTCGGATATTTTTTTGCCTGCGCAAGATAACCTTTGCGAACGTTTTTGTGAAATTCAAAAGATTCCATTTCTATTCTGTCGCCGCTTACCCCGTAAGATTCTTTATCTAAATTTTTTGCTTTTTTTAAACCTGTTTTCGGGTTTATGTCTAAATATATTGTAAGCTCGGGAATAAGTTTGCCGCTTGCCGCCGCGTTTAATTTGTTTATTAAAGACAAATCTA is a genomic window of Endomicrobium proavitum containing:
- the holB gene encoding DNA polymerase III subunit delta', which encodes MFENILGQKKIKNVLASQLKSGKFPHAYIFMGQNGVGKRHTAVELAKVLNCTVNDWTKTDAGACGKCSNCEKISHFSHPDLHFIDFAKQAEMLDEDIEKQKTLKIETIREMQKEVLTKAHEAKWKIFIVEPAEKMNAAAANSLLKTLEEPPDNTLIILIARHKETIAQTIVSRSQTLFFEPLGQNEIASYLMLNNSLAALKAEEIAAIAEGSIEDAQKLIDPAESEGLSLWLKIKNENLDAADILNLSRKVAKDETLEYIGAMTAEAKKDFRLYPHSAIKTLEYLNNARALILKNVNAQTVMDNLLLDLYDLKKTSKMFKL